In Bombus huntii isolate Logan2020A chromosome 3, iyBomHunt1.1, whole genome shotgun sequence, a single genomic region encodes these proteins:
- the LOC126864243 gene encoding splicing regulatory glutamine/lysine-rich protein 1-like isoform X1 produces MNENHSRILRAVEIRKCGRLKKEKEIVKLAPFKFPFSKMSKSRSSDEKDREKDKDKELEYKMEKDKHYEKEADKGSDTEHEDEENAQEDEEENANGRNVQLPMSQLQLTTETESNLNSAIFDSNSLMVRNEQAIPSSPPPSYEHVIEQTRLEHAAEVQKYEGGKNLGNDASGEDNRTKAPKILHKSSKELYRAVAKQWGITCKMSDHCRCLDCQSCYFDCEYDKNENQKTDGGLGAGTPMFISEVMQGSGCVLF; encoded by the exons ATGAACGAGAATCACTCGAGGATTCTGCGAGCTGTGGAGATAAGGAAGTGTGG GCGActaaagaaggaaaaagaaatagtcaAACTGGCACCGTTCAAGTTTCCCTTTTCAAAAATGTCCAAGTCGCGCAGCAGCGACGAAAAGGACCGTGAGAAGGACAAGGACAAAGAATTGGAATACAAAATGGAGAAAGACAAACATTACGAGAAAGAAGCGGACAAAGGCAGTGACACGGAACACGAGGACGAAGAAAATGCGCAAGAGGACGAGGAGGAAAACGCGAATGGACGAAACGTTCAACTTCCAATGAGTCAACTGCAATTGACCACCGAAACTGAATCCAATTTAAACTCGGCGATATTCGATTCCAACAGCCTGATGGTGAGGAACGAACAAGCCATACCGAGCTCCCCTCCTCCTTCTTACGAGCACGTTATCGAACAG ACGCGGTTGGAGCACGCAGCCGAGGTTCAGAAGTACGAGGGTGGAAAGAACCTCGGGAACGACGCGTCTGGCGAAGATAATAGAACAAAAGCACCCAAGATCCTTCACAAGTCGAGTAAAGAGTTATACAGAGCAGTGGCGAAACAGTGGGGCATCACTTGCAAGATGAGCGACCACTGCAGATGCTTGGACTGTCAG AGCTGTTATTTCGACTGCGAGTACGACAAGAATGAGAACCAGAAGACTGACGGTGGACTAGGCGCCGGCACGCCGATGTTCATTTCCGAAGTGATGCAAGGTTCTGGTTGTGTACTGTTCTAA
- the LOC126864243 gene encoding splicing regulatory glutamine/lysine-rich protein 1-like isoform X2 — protein sequence MSKSRSSDEKDREKDKDKELEYKMEKDKHYEKEADKGSDTEHEDEENAQEDEEENANGRNVQLPMSQLQLTTETESNLNSAIFDSNSLMVRNEQAIPSSPPPSYEHVIEQTRLEHAAEVQKYEGGKNLGNDASGEDNRTKAPKILHKSSKELYRAVAKQWGITCKMSDHCRCLDCQSCYFDCEYDKNENQKTDGGLGAGTPMFISEVMQGSGCVLF from the exons ATGTCCAAGTCGCGCAGCAGCGACGAAAAGGACCGTGAGAAGGACAAGGACAAAGAATTGGAATACAAAATGGAGAAAGACAAACATTACGAGAAAGAAGCGGACAAAGGCAGTGACACGGAACACGAGGACGAAGAAAATGCGCAAGAGGACGAGGAGGAAAACGCGAATGGACGAAACGTTCAACTTCCAATGAGTCAACTGCAATTGACCACCGAAACTGAATCCAATTTAAACTCGGCGATATTCGATTCCAACAGCCTGATGGTGAGGAACGAACAAGCCATACCGAGCTCCCCTCCTCCTTCTTACGAGCACGTTATCGAACAG ACGCGGTTGGAGCACGCAGCCGAGGTTCAGAAGTACGAGGGTGGAAAGAACCTCGGGAACGACGCGTCTGGCGAAGATAATAGAACAAAAGCACCCAAGATCCTTCACAAGTCGAGTAAAGAGTTATACAGAGCAGTGGCGAAACAGTGGGGCATCACTTGCAAGATGAGCGACCACTGCAGATGCTTGGACTGTCAG AGCTGTTATTTCGACTGCGAGTACGACAAGAATGAGAACCAGAAGACTGACGGTGGACTAGGCGCCGGCACGCCGATGTTCATTTCCGAAGTGATGCAAGGTTCTGGTTGTGTACTGTTCTAA